The following DNA comes from Solea solea chromosome 6, fSolSol10.1, whole genome shotgun sequence.
TCAGAAtataattctttaaaaaaaaaaaaaaagttaaataatttGTACATTACACTCCAACATTTGCTTTCAAGACGCACACATTTGCATGGGAtgatagtgttgttgttttttctttcagggTAACATAAAATGGTCCAAGAAGGAATGCACAAGTTTCTGATTTGATACCACAGGAGATCCTTTCTTAACTAGGTGATAAACAATTGTGCTCTTCTTTGTGTAGGAAAGGCATTGGTTTCCCTTCATTTTTGTGGTGTCCAAGTCAGTTTAAACAGTGTTGAAGAAGATGCTGTGAACATTCTGAAGTTGTAATGGTCTTCCAGTCAACTTTGGAGTTAAAAGAACATCtgggaaacaaagacaaattgaATTTAGAAATTAACTGCCTAatcttaaaggtccagcgtgtgagaattagtgaaaTCTAATGGCGAGTTGGCAGATTGCGAGGAATGGAGGACGTCTTCGCTCACTGCCCCTCCCTTTCCCACTCAGGTCAGAAATAGGGTGGCCTTTGTATACCAGAAAGGATGGTGATGATATTTTGTTCATGTAGCTTCAAAAAGCACAACACACTCTGGGCTGGTTTGTACATTTGCGGTAGAAAATGcggtagaaacatggcagcacaataTGGTGGACcccgtaaagcaaggcccttgccacaagtacataagaaaaaaaaaaggcttgtgccaaggctatgaaaacaaaaagggtTTTTACTTCAAAGCAATTCCACACTCATATAAACATacattcaatttctgtcaataaacactcctaaatgttacacactggacctttaagtcaaACAGAAGTTTAAGGCTCATTGGGTTCATTATATGCACTGGGAATGTCACAATGTCAGATTTTGAATGATATGATAATCATGGCCAGATGGAATTTGATTGCAACTCAACCTAACAAtgttattaattaaattaatcttTGCCTTTAATGTCTTGTCAATTTCTGGTGAATAAACTGAActcaaaatatgacataatactaaaaggccctggtatacttgcgCGCACCGAAGTGCATTGCAGACCCCGGTGTACTCGCGCGTCAGGGTACTGTGGTATCTCACTTCACCAACGGGTGACGGTTCAAGTCTggatgcagggaataggacgcattcctaccaaaggagagaacgatgctacagctccctcggacacatcCGGTTTCGAGCGGGTCATCAGCTGAAAGGTCCTTCAGGCAGGGGGGCCGGGGTGTCAGCCATTTttgagggtcgccaggtcgaggctcggatgactatccttggcgactatttcttctgttgtcaaaatgttttttttctgctttgtgagcggggcttaatacttcACCTACTTGTGGGATGGAAATTCAGTTTGCGCATGCGATGTCTTTTTGAGCCCGGTTGCAAAAATTTTGGGTGTCGATTACACAATTCACTTCATACCagggaagtataccagggccttacgTTGAAGTGTGATGCAGAGTTATTGTGTCAAAGGGAAAGCATTGGAAATTATAgggtatttaatttttttttttttttttttttttacatcgtTATTGTCAATATCAGTATGTCACAAGTTACATCCTCAACATTTACATCTACAAGCCTCAGAGCAGGCTTACAAGTTCTGTGTCTCTAGGGAAGCCTGCAAAATCTTATGAATAAAGCTTGTTTCAGATAACTAAGTTATTACACCACACAACATTGTTATATGCAAGATTCATTTGCAGTTTCAAGTGTAAGAGGTTCATAATAACCTTTCCACAGGCTACCAGCCATGTCCCATTTTGTCTTTTTggcaaacacttaaaaaaaatcttaaaattgTTTGGTCAGATACTGAAATGGTGACAGAAGATTATTTCTGTCACCACTGGGGAACATTTTCATGTATTTACACTAATCAGCCACAACATGAGAACAGGTACCtggttttaattgttttcctcGGGGGGCATGCAGCAAATGTATCTTAATATAAGTAGTTGTGTGTTGTAGTGACATCACACTTCCAGTAAATCACCTCAAGTGTCATAACTTtatttcctgtcaaaacaaaaacatagcaTTTTCCATGAACTGGATTTCCATTTCACttttctgtggttgttttttttgtacatgctGTTCAGCCACATTCTGGCTTATTGGTGTATTGTAAGCACAATATTACGGCAGCAACTTTTAGGGCAGAAGATGTCTAAGGTGCTCTCATCAACCACTCTATGAAAACTTGTATGAAAATCCATGAAACTTTTACAAATGCTAGAGGCAGGTGAACTTGCCCTGACATTTATCTAGAGCTTACTGTAAATGGAGGGACAACAAAGTTTTGTTGGTTATGAGAGTCAAAAGAAAATGCCAAGATCCATTCAAACCAACAGGTGTCTCAAATGCGCTGATCAgcaaaagaaacacagacatttcAATGAACCCATAAAGCTCTCAAACCTGTAAGGCAACAAAAGTAGCACCATCAGTAAATCACCTTCTACTCCAGCCAAGAAAAAGAATTGGGTATGGCAAACATCTGCAACTACAGGTTTTTGCTTGGAATAGCTTCAAAAGTATACTGTGGGAAAATGGTgaaacaatttttaaaaaaagaatgaaagaaccTTCAGGCTTCAATTCCAGATCTTCAGAAAACTGTCCCAGGATCCTGTTGCAACTGCCATGCCATCATCAGTAACTCCAAGACAGCTAACACGGTTGTCATGTCCAGCCAACACACCTAGAAATAGTACCACAATTAAACTTGGTCTCAGGACAACTGACAAGCAAGCAAATAATCTGCAATTCTCAAATAGTAAAATAGAGTATTTTTGTAACATGAAGCCAATATGGCTGTTGTGATCTTGCTTCAATTACTTACCAGCACGGTCTGCTTTTAGTGTGTCCCACACATTACAGTTGAAGTCGTCATATCCGGCCAGAAGAAGACGGCCACTCTTGGAGAATGCAACAGAGGTGATGCCACATATGATGTTGTCATGAGAGTAGATCATTAATTCCTGATCAGCACGCAGATCAAACAGCCTGCAGGTGGCATCATCAGAGCCAGTGGCAAAGGCATTGCCATTAGGgaagtactaaaaaaaaatgacaaaaaaaaggagaccgTTACAACACAGGAGAAAACTACACAATACCAAAAtattctgcacaattatttttcataaaacATCACTTTCCAAATTCCTCATGTACATGTGAATCACTTACACAGATGGCATTGATGTCAGACTCATGGCCAGTAAATGTCTGTCTGCACATGCCTTCTCGAACATCCCAGAGTTTCGCAGAGGCATCACAAGCACCAGAGACAAATAACCGGGAGTTAGGAGCCAATGACAGGCTCATGACATCACCTGTATGTCCAGCAAATGTGGTTGTCTGCTGGCCAGTCTCAATGTCCCAAAGTGCACTAGAAGATAAAAGAAAGGATAATAACCATTTGACAATTCTTTACTTTCAGTTTTAACACAAAAAACTATGATGTGAAAATCTTCTCACCAAGTGGTATCTCCAGAGCTTGTAACAATCTGGTTGTCATCAAGAAAGCGACAACAGGATAGATATCCTAAAATTCAAAGAAACAAGCGTTCATTCATATGAAATTGCATGTTTGATAGTAAACTAAATTGCACATTTGAGCACATGTGCAGCAGTAAATTATTCTAAGATAGGAGAAGATCTTAAATTTTGTGTGATTACAACATGTAATATCTAATTGTGTTCTGTTCCCAATCTGCATTTAACACAAAGGGCAGATGAGATTAAAGATAAAACATTACACCTTATAAGAATGGGTTTgacaatttgaaaatgtttaatgaaTAAACATTTGAATAGGAATGTTACAAGGGATTCACCCAATGATTTTGGTTTCTACATGCAGCATAAAATGCATAGAACTAGGAAGTCACCGCTGAAAAAGTTTTTACCTGTATGTCCAGCGAGCTCACGGCTCACACGTACATTCCCCTCACGTGTTTTCAGGTTGTAAATGGAGCAGATGTTGTCTAAGCCACCACAGGCCACATAATTTCCTGAAGGTGCATATGCGCAAGTCATGACCCAGGAAGATCGAAGTGGAATGGCGTGAACCTATAACAAAggtaagaaaacacacaaatgtataaATACTTTTGACATCCTACTCTCCAGTGTCCATTCCTGTTATTGTACAACATCCAGTGCTATTGCCTGTGGGTTCTATTCCATTC
Coding sequences within:
- the gnb1b gene encoding guanine nucleotide binding protein (G protein), beta polypeptide 1b; amino-acid sequence: MSELDQLRQEAEQLKNQIRDARKACADATLSQITANIDPVGRIQMRTRRTLRGHLAKIYAMHWGTDSRLLVSASQDGKLIIWDSYTTNKVHAIPLRSSWVMTCAYAPSGNYVACGGLDNICSIYNLKTREGNVRVSRELAGHTGYLSCCRFLDDNQIVTSSGDTTCALWDIETGQQTTTFAGHTGDVMSLSLAPNSRLFVSGACDASAKLWDVREGMCRQTFTGHESDINAICYFPNGNAFATGSDDATCRLFDLRADQELMIYSHDNIICGITSVAFSKSGRLLLAGYDDFNCNVWDTLKADRAGVLAGHDNRVSCLGVTDDGMAVATGSWDSFLKIWN